The Catellatospora citrea DNA segment CGTCGGACAGGCTCCGCCCGGCCGGGCGATCGCCCTCTACGGCTACGGCAACGGCGAGCTGTTCAACATGTTCCAGTCGCTGGTCGTCGGGGCCGACCGGGACACCTACCGGCAGGTCGACGCCATGCAGGAGCGCGGGCGTCCCTCGGCGCTGCTCGCGCCCGACGGCACCGGCGTGCTGCTCGGCGACGAGCGCGGGGCGACCGCGGACCTGATCCTGGTCGACCTGGCCACCGGTGCGCGCAGGTCGATCCCGATCGGCGAACCGGTAGGCGTACGGCTGCTGGCCTGGTCCGCAGACGGCCGCCACGTCGCGTACAGCGCCGCACCGCTGACCGGTACCGGCGAGTTCGGCAGCGTCAACGCCGTCGAGGCCGAGGTGGCCCGCACCGGCACGCTGCGCCTGCTCGACCTGTCCACCGGGCGCAGCACCGCGGTGCCGTCCATCGCACCGGCGTGGACGGCGGCGTTCGCGCCCGACAGCCGCCGGCTCGCCGTCCAGGTCGGCCAGCAGGCGCACCTGCTCGACGTCGACGGACGCGAGTACGGCACCGTCGAGCTGCCGGCCGGACGTGAACTGGCCGCCGACGTCGGCTGGTCGCCGGACGGCGGCTTCCTGGCCACGGTGCCGTGGCTGTCGGACGGGCCGTTCAACGGCACCACCGGCGGTGACACGGGCCACGCCACGTTCCTGTGGAAGGCCGGTGACGTCGCCTTCTCGCCCGTCACGGCCGGTCCTGCGGTGACGGTGCCGGAGCCGGTCCGCGATGTCGTGCAGCTGCTCGGCTGGCGCTCGGCGAGCACGGTGGTCGTCGCGACCGTCGACGACAACGGCCGGCTGTCGCTGGAGGAGGTGCAGCTGGGCACCGGCACCCGCCGGACGCTGTCGAGCTTCGACACCGGCAGCACCTGCGAGCTGGGCATGCAGACCTGCCAGGTGTTCGACCTGCACCTGGCCACCGGCCTGCTGTCCGAGCTGACCGTCCGGACGGCCGGCAGCCCGCAGCGCGGCCCGTGGCCGCTGGCCCTGAGCATCGTCGTCGCCGTCGTCGCCGTCGTCGGTATGGGCGCCGGGCTGCTGATCTGGCGGCGGATACGCCGGTCGGCACGGCGGCGAGCGGCGGCCTGAGGCTGCTCCCAGGCGAGTCGCCCCGGGCAGCAGTGCTGCCCGGGGCGACTCGGTCAACTACCTGGCCACGCCGGGAGGGCGGGCGCGATGCACCGCGCCCACCCCGTCACCGCTTCGCAGCGGTGCTCGCTTCGGGAACCGGCCGATGCGCCGACGGAGTCGGCAGCGGACCGTCCGCTGTCGGAATCAGGTCCAGCAAGGCCCGGTCGGCGACGACGGCCTTGAGCGCGTCGACACTGATCACCGGGACTGCCTCCGCACCGATGCGCTCCATGACCACCGCGCGGTGATCGGCGTAGACGGCGCCGACGGTGACGCTGGTGGTGTCGTACGCCGTCGCGTAGAGCAGCGGCTCGGCGTTCCCGCCCGCCTGGCAGAACAGGACGTCCTGGTGCCCTGCGGCGGCGAGGGCGTCCAGGTCGGCGCAGGAGTCCGGCACCCACTGGTCGGTGTCGTACACATACAGGTTCACGGTCAGGTGACCGTGCTCGCGAAGGTGACCCAGGTTGATCACGGTGTAGGCGTTCGACGCGCCCGGCTCGCCCCAGTTGCAGATGTCGTAAGTGTTCTGCACGACGTAGTCGTCGCGGTCGGGCAGCAGGCCCAGCACCGTCTGCACATACTCCGGCCAGTGCTGCTCCGCGACCTCCTTGGTCGTCGGGTTGACCATGGGCGCGTCCTGGCAGCCGCCCAGACCCGGCGCGGACGCGGCAGCGCCGACCGGCAGGGTGAAGCCGGGTGAATCGGCCTGCGGACCGCCGGTGACCAGGAAGGGGACGGACAGTCCGGCCACGGTGGCGACCGCGGCCAGCGCCGCCAGGACACCGCGCCTGCGCCGCATGCCCTTGGCCCCCCGCAGCGCGGCATCGGCGAGATCAGCCGGCCCGGCGACGTCCGACAACCGCTGCATGGCCGCTTTCAGATCAGGTTCGTGTGGCGCGTTCATACTGGCTCCTCGATGTATCTCAGCTCCGGACACAGCACACGAAGGCGGGTCAGCGTGCGATGGACCTGACTGCGCACCGTCCCGACCGAGGTGCCCATCAGCGCGGCGACCTCGGCCTCGGGCAGGTCCTCGTAGTAGCGCAGCACCACCACCGCCCGCTGCCGGCGGGTCAGCTCGCCGAGCACCCGTGACAGCGCCAGTTTGAGGACCGTCTGGCCGGACGGATCCTCGACCGCGGTCATCTCGGGCAGCAGGCCCATCACGTGCTCGCGACGGTTCCGGCTGCCCCGCCAGATGCTGATGTGCTGGCGATAGAGGATCTTGCGGACGTACCCGTCCGGTGACCCCGACCGGTGCACCCTCGGCCAGTGCAACGCCAGTTTCGTCAGCGCGACCTGAAGCAGGTCCTCGGCGTCCTGGTGATGCCCGGTGAGCAGGTAGGCGATGCGATACAGGGCCCCTTGCCGCAGCGCCACGTACTCCCGGAACTCCCGCTCGGCGAGTTCTTCCATCAGGTTCCTCCCTCGTGTCACCTCTCCACACGCGGCCGCAGCGGCGTCACTATGTCGCTCGAGGACCGAATTCTCGAAGAATCCGAAATCGCCGGTAAGAATCGGCCCGGCGGCACCACTACTGGTCGACGGCTAACCTTCCCCAAGGAGCAGGGCCAGTGACACATTCCGCACAGCGGGCGCGGTTCACCGCGCTGTTCGACCGACATCGCCGGCAGGTCTACGCGTACGCGGTGAGCCGTGCCGGGCGTGGTGCCGCCGACGACATCGTCAACGACACCTTCCTCGTGGCGTGGCGGCGGCTCGACGCCGTCCCCGCCGACCCCCTGCCGTGGCTGCTCGGCGTGGCCCGCAACGTCGTGCACGAGCAGCACCGCGCCGAGGCCCGCCAGCTCAGCCTGCTGTCGCAGGCCAAAGCCGCGGTCGAGGGCGACGTGGCCGAGGTGGTGGCCGAGCGGTCGGCGACCCTCGCGGCCCTCGACGCCCTCGGCGACGCCGACCGTGAACTGCTCACCCTCGTCGCCTGGCACGGCCTGTCGGCGCGCGACGCCGCCAAGGTGCTCGGCTGCGCGACAGCCACCTTCTTCGTACGGCTGCACCGCGCCCGGAACCGGTTCGACAACGCCCTCGCCGCACAGTCGGCCATGGCCGCCCGCACCCCTTCAGCACACAGGAGATCCGCAGATGAATCGCCATCGCCGCGCGTTGCAGCTGATCGCTGACGCGCGTCCCGCGGCGCTCGACGACGCCCCGGACCGGCCCGCGCCGTACTTCCCGGACCTGCCGGCAGGCGCGCGGTCCGCGCTGCGCTCGCGCCGCCGACTGGTCCTGGCCGCGCTGCTGCCCGCCGCGGCCGCCGGCCTGGTCGCCGTCGCGCTCATCGTGTCCACCTCGCACACGCCCGGCGCGGTGCCCGAAGCCCGGCCGGAGCAGTCCGCCCCGCCGGCCGAACCGGTGACCGCGCGCGCGATCCTGCTCGCGGCGGCCGAGAAGACCGCCGCCCTGGCCCCGGAGACCGGCGGATACTGGGTGACCGAACAGGAGATGTACCACCTGTACGACGTCGGCGGATACCGCGTCCTCGGCCGCAACAAGGTCGAGACCTGGCATGCGATGCGCGCCGGGGGACAGTTCGTCATCGTGACCCGCTGGCTGGGCGCGGCCCCGGCGACCGACGCCGACCAGGCCGCGTGGGCGGCGGCGGGATCGCCGAAGCAGTGGACGTCCGTCGGACCCGAGGGCAAGCCGGGCAGACAGCTGTCCGCCGAACCCGGCACGCGCAAGGTCGGCGCCACGACCAGCCTCGGCTTCGAACTGGCCGGCCGGAAGCTCACCTACGCACAGATCCAGGCGCTGCCGACCGATCCGGACGGGCTCAAGGCATACCTCATCAAGGCCGACGACGAGACGCGCGGCGAACTGCGGCCCGGCGAGCTGGAGCGCTGGCGGGTGGAGATGCTCTTCTCCAGCGCCCGCAACCTGCTCACGGAACTGCCGGTGGGTCCGCCGGTACGCGCGGCGACCTACCGGATGCTGGCCGGCCTGCCCGGCCTGAAGCTGACCGAGAACGTGCGCGACGAGCACGGGCGTACGGGCGCGGGGATCGGCTACGCGTATCGCAACGCCGACGGCAGCACGTACGAGTCGACGCTGGTCATCGACCCGCGGTCGGGTGCCCTGCTGGCGCTGAAGGAACCGTCGTCGAGCGTCGTGATGCTCGGCGACCGGTTCACGGACACGCCGCCGCCGCGGTCCTGACCGCACGGCCGGCCGTGGCCGGCTGACGACAAGTCCCCACCCCCTCGCGGTGCGGGCCGGACCTGATCCGGCCCGCACCCGGCTTCAGCGTGCCCGAAAACATCCCTTCCGCAGAACGGAACACCCCCCATGCGATGGAAGCGAACACTCGGCGCAGCACTCCTGCTACCAGCCGGCCTGCTGGCCGGGCCCCTGCCCGTCACCGCGCAGCCCGCGGGGGCGACACAGGCGAGCGCCGACGCACCCGCCGGAGCAGCGACGCCGCGGGTCCGAGCCGGACAGACGGTCACCCTCGTGACCGGTGACCGGGTCACCACCGGCGACGGCACGGCGGTGTCGATCCAGCCGGCGAAGGGCCGCGAACAGGTCACCTTCGCGACCAGCCGGTCCCGGGGACACCTGCGGGTGATCCCGAGCGACGCCATGGCACTGCTGGCCGCGGGCCGTCTCGATCCGCGCCTGTTCGACGTCACGGCCCTGCTGGAGTACGGCTACGACACCCGGCGGGCCGAACTCCCGCTCATCGTCACCGCCGACGGCACGAGCACGGCCCAGATCCGCTCGGCTGCCGCCGCCGTGCCGACCGGCGGACGGGTCCGGCGGCAGCTGCCCCGGCTGGGCATGCTGTCCGTCGCGCAGGACCGCGCGCAGGCGGCCGCCTTCTGGCGGGAGCTGACCGGCCAGACCGGACAGGCGATGCGCCCCGGCATCGCCAAGGTATGGCTGGACGGGCTGCTCAAACCCGCCCTCGACGGCAGCGTCGCGCAGATCGGCGCACCCGCGGCCTGGCAGGCGGGGCTCACGGGGCAGGGCGTGACCGTGGCGGTGCTCGACACCGGCATCGACGACACCCATCCCGACCTCGCCGGCAGGGTGACCGCCCGCGGCAACTTCACCGGCGGCGTCGACCAGGGCGGTGAGGACGACCTCGACCACGCCGGCCACGGCACCCACGTCGCCTCGATCGTCGCGGGCAGCGGCGCGGCCTCGGGCGGCCGGTACCGCGGTGTCGCTCCCGACGTGCGGCTGCTCGACGGCAAGGTCTGCGTCGAGTGGGGCTGCGCGGAATCGTGGATCCTGGCCGGGATGCAGTGGGCCGCGCAGGAGCAGCGCGCCAGGATCGTCAACATGAGCCTGGGCGGGTGGGACTCGCCGGGAACCGATCCCCTGGAAGAGGCGGTCGACACCCTCACCCGCCAGTACGGCACCCTGTTCGTGATCGCGGCCGGCAACGACGGACCGTACGCGACGTCGGTGAGCAGCCCGGCCAGTGCCGATGCGGCATTGGCGGTCGGCGCGGTCAGCAAGGTCGACGCGGTCGCCGACTTCTCCGGCCGTGGACCCCGGACCGGCGACGGCGGCATCAAACCGGACCTGACCGCACCCGGCGTCGACATCACCGCCGCGAGGAGCAAGGACGCCCCGGGGCTCGGCGGCGATCCCGGCGACCCCTACGTGACCCTGTCCGGCACGTCGATGGCGACACCGCACGCCGCCGGTGCGGCCGCGATCCTCGCCCAGCAGCACCCGGCGTGGACCGGTGCCCGGATCAAGGCCGCGCTGCTGGGCACGGCCCGGCCGAACGCGTCAGCCACCGTCTTCGACCAGGGCGCCGGGCGGGTGGACGTCGCGGCGGCCGTCGGCCAGGCGGTGACCGCCGAACCCGGCAGTATCGGCTTCGGCACGCAACTCTGGCCGCACGGGGACGACGCGGTGCTGACCCGCGCCGTCACCTACACCAACGCATCCACGACGCCGATCACCCTCGACCTGGCCGCCACCGCCACGATCGGCGGCAGCGCCGCGCCGGCCGGCATGTTCACCGTCGACCCCGCGCGGCTGACGGTCCCGGCGGGCGGCAGCGCGCAGGCGACGGTCACCGCCGACACCCGGGTGGCCGGTCCGGACGGTCTGGCAGCCGGTGCGCTGACCGCGACCCGCGCCGACGGCAGCACGGTGCGCACACCGTTCGCCGTGGACCGGGAGGTCGAGAGCTACACCGTCACCCTCGTGCACCTCGACCGCGACGGACGCCCGGCGCAGTTCGCCGACGACGTGACCCGATACGACGGCCTGGTCGGCTTCAACGCCGCGGGCGCGGACGGGACGGCGACCCTGCGTATGCCCAAGGGCCGCTACGCGTTGAGCAGCTGGTTGGCCGACCGTGCCGACCCCGCCCTGACCCTGCTGGTCCATCCGGCGCTGGACGTCACCGCCGACCGTGTCGTGACGTTCGACGCGCGGCTGGGCAGGACGAGCATGATCACGGTGCCCCGACCGGCGGCGGTCCTGGCGTCGATGAACATCGCGTTCAGCCTGCAGACCCCGAACGGTCCGGTCGTCAGCGGGCAGGGCGGCTCGTCGTTCGCGAACCTCTACACCGCCGACGTCGGCGACGGCATCCCGGCGGCGGGTTTCACCTCGTTCATCAGCGCGGTGTTCGCCAAGGCGGGCACCGACGCCGACGGCTACTTCCACGACAGCCCCTGGGTCTACACGATCAGCCACCACCAGGCCGACGGGCGGCTGATCAGTGGATACCGGCGCGACGTCGCCGCAAGCGAACTCGCGACGCTGCCCGTCGCGGTGGCCGCCGGCGACGAGCCGATGGACGGACTGTGGGGTGCCACGAGCAGCATCCGGCCTGGCCGGGAGGACGAGACGCCCGTGTTCCCGATCGCCTCGCGGCTGCCGTCCACGACGGTCCACTACGTCGACGTCGAACCGGGCAAGCAGTGGCGCGGGCGGCTGTACCGCACCTGGACCGATCCGGGGTCGGGCGACGGCTGGCGCTACGGCCCCGCCGTGAGCGGCTGGACCGCGTACGTCGCGGGCCGGACCTACGAGCAGCGGTGGAACCAGGCCGTCTTCGGCCCCGCCTTCGCCGCCGCCGGCGGCTCGACGACGGGCGTCACCCGCGGCGGCGACGTCATCGACGTGGACCTGTCGCTGTACGGCGACGGTGCGGGCCGGGTGGACCGCGAGGTCGGGCTGGGCACGACCGTGCTGTACCGCGACGGGCTCCGGGTCGGCTCGGCGGAGCTCGCCGGGCGCGGCGCGTTCACGGTCCCGCCGGGCGACGCGCGGTACCGG contains these protein-coding regions:
- a CDS encoding WD40 repeat domain-containing protein — protein: MRELFAAVPDETPPPLPPGHLDAVLVRARREVRHRRIGTAGLGAVVAFLLAFLVVPGFPLPAPTAAPPASPSLPDRLAGYSTLTSTVGQAPPGRAIALYGYGNGELFNMFQSLVVGADRDTYRQVDAMQERGRPSALLAPDGTGVLLGDERGATADLILVDLATGARRSIPIGEPVGVRLLAWSADGRHVAYSAAPLTGTGEFGSVNAVEAEVARTGTLRLLDLSTGRSTAVPSIAPAWTAAFAPDSRRLAVQVGQQAHLLDVDGREYGTVELPAGRELAADVGWSPDGGFLATVPWLSDGPFNGTTGGDTGHATFLWKAGDVAFSPVTAGPAVTVPEPVRDVVQLLGWRSASTVVVATVDDNGRLSLEEVQLGTGTRRTLSSFDTGSTCELGMQTCQVFDLHLATGLLSELTVRTAGSPQRGPWPLALSIVVAVVAVVGMGAGLLIWRRIRRSARRRAAA
- a CDS encoding SigE family RNA polymerase sigma factor, giving the protein MEELAEREFREYVALRQGALYRIAYLLTGHHQDAEDLLQVALTKLALHWPRVHRSGSPDGYVRKILYRQHISIWRGSRNRREHVMGLLPEMTAVEDPSGQTVLKLALSRVLGELTRRQRAVVVLRYYEDLPEAEVAALMGTSVGTVRSQVHRTLTRLRVLCPELRYIEEPV
- a CDS encoding RNA polymerase sigma factor; protein product: MTHSAQRARFTALFDRHRRQVYAYAVSRAGRGAADDIVNDTFLVAWRRLDAVPADPLPWLLGVARNVVHEQHRAEARQLSLLSQAKAAVEGDVAEVVAERSATLAALDALGDADRELLTLVAWHGLSARDAAKVLGCATATFFVRLHRARNRFDNALAAQSAMAARTPSAHRRSADESPSPRVAADR
- a CDS encoding CU044_5270 family protein; translation: MNRHRRALQLIADARPAALDDAPDRPAPYFPDLPAGARSALRSRRRLVLAALLPAAAAGLVAVALIVSTSHTPGAVPEARPEQSAPPAEPVTARAILLAAAEKTAALAPETGGYWVTEQEMYHLYDVGGYRVLGRNKVETWHAMRAGGQFVIVTRWLGAAPATDADQAAWAAAGSPKQWTSVGPEGKPGRQLSAEPGTRKVGATTSLGFELAGRKLTYAQIQALPTDPDGLKAYLIKADDETRGELRPGELERWRVEMLFSSARNLLTELPVGPPVRAATYRMLAGLPGLKLTENVRDEHGRTGAGIGYAYRNADGSTYESTLVIDPRSGALLALKEPSSSVVMLGDRFTDTPPPRS
- a CDS encoding S8 family serine peptidase; this encodes MRWKRTLGAALLLPAGLLAGPLPVTAQPAGATQASADAPAGAATPRVRAGQTVTLVTGDRVTTGDGTAVSIQPAKGREQVTFATSRSRGHLRVIPSDAMALLAAGRLDPRLFDVTALLEYGYDTRRAELPLIVTADGTSTAQIRSAAAAVPTGGRVRRQLPRLGMLSVAQDRAQAAAFWRELTGQTGQAMRPGIAKVWLDGLLKPALDGSVAQIGAPAAWQAGLTGQGVTVAVLDTGIDDTHPDLAGRVTARGNFTGGVDQGGEDDLDHAGHGTHVASIVAGSGAASGGRYRGVAPDVRLLDGKVCVEWGCAESWILAGMQWAAQEQRARIVNMSLGGWDSPGTDPLEEAVDTLTRQYGTLFVIAAGNDGPYATSVSSPASADAALAVGAVSKVDAVADFSGRGPRTGDGGIKPDLTAPGVDITAARSKDAPGLGGDPGDPYVTLSGTSMATPHAAGAAAILAQQHPAWTGARIKAALLGTARPNASATVFDQGAGRVDVAAAVGQAVTAEPGSIGFGTQLWPHGDDAVLTRAVTYTNASTTPITLDLAATATIGGSAAPAGMFTVDPARLTVPAGGSAQATVTADTRVAGPDGLAAGALTATRADGSTVRTPFAVDREVESYTVTLVHLDRDGRPAQFADDVTRYDGLVGFNAAGADGTATLRMPKGRYALSSWLADRADPALTLLVHPALDVTADRVVTFDARLGRTSMITVPRPAAVLASMNIAFSLQTPNGPVVSGQGGSSFANLYTADVGDGIPAAGFTSFISAVFAKAGTDADGYFHDSPWVYTISHHQADGRLISGYRRDVAASELATLPVAVAAGDEPMDGLWGATSSIRPGREDETPVFPIASRLPSTTVHYVDVEPGKQWRGRLYRTWTDPGSGDGWRYGPAVSGWTAYVAGRTYEQRWNQAVFGPAFAAAGGSTTGVTRGGDVIDVDLSLYGDGAGRVDREVGLGTTVLYRDGLRVGSAELAGRGAFTVPPGDARYRLEVAATRGTPFTSSTRTTAAWTFRSGHTTGVLPLWAVRFSPVLDRFNTAPAGRSFTVPVSVVTQPGAAVGQVSSLTVDVSYDDGGTWTRTAVHQGTITLRHPAGEGFVSLRAVAADTRGNTVEQAILRAYRFGG